Within the Legionella pneumophila subsp. pneumophila str. Philadelphia 1 genome, the region ACAAATTCTGGCTATGCTTAATCATTTGGTAGATTCGTTGTTACGTGTTATTGCCCAAAAGCAACTTAAAGAGTCTCAGGACAAAAAGAAATCACTTCAACAAACCAAGCAATTCAAACCGATAGATACCCTGGTTAATGTTTTGAATAAACAAAAATTATTTATGGCAAAACTTGATGAATTAAAGCTGGCTCTTGAAAACATTGGCGGAGCTCCACAACCAGGCATAGTTTATGACCATATTGCTGCGTTACAAGGGCCCATATCCCGTTTCTACCAGGCACTACAACATGGTTTAGGCTTAAGTAACTCTCTTTATCAACAGTTACAGAAAAAAAATCAATTGAGTTATCAATTACCTGATACCTTGCTTAAACCAGAACACGTTATTCGTAATATGAACTTTCATCCCGAATCGCAGCGACTATTCAAAACAACCTTGGAACGCAATAAGATCGAGAACCTTGAAGAACGAGCTGCGGCCAAAAGGCTCGGGCATTTTTTTAATCATTAACCCTAATAAACCACTTACTGCCTCAATAAAATTTAAACTCATGCCCAGTAATGATTGTGTACAAAATTTAATCAAATAATCCCGTGTAGTCTATACTTAAATAAAATACGCTTTAAGGAGTAAAAAATGGGACGTTTTATCTTTAAAGGGACCTCTTTAATAAAACTGATGCTAGCTTTTACCCTTCTGATTGGAGCTTTGATTTTAGTAACGCCTGCAAATGCCAAAGCAGTTAACAGAGATATCAATCCGATAATTAATAAATCCAATCCGACTCAAATGGCTTACTGGGTACGCTATAGATATTGGGGCCCATATTACTATCGCGGATACTACTATAGACCGTATTACTATCGCTGGGGTTATCCATATTACAGACCTTACTACAGGCCCTACTACAGACCTTATTACTATTATCGCTGGTAGGCGATAAGACGCTGCTGGCCTATGTATAGAATATAGCTATGGTGATATAGCCTAAGAAGGCTTTGCCAAGAAGAGGATATTATACTTATAACACAGCAGCACGCTTTGATCCCTTCATGGTAGAAACAGGTTCTGGTTTAAAATGGGATATACAGCTTTTTAGGTGAGTTTTGAGATTTGAGTAGAGTGAGTTCAGCTATTTTCTCATTCAGACAATTGATATAAAGATCAAGTCTGTAACTAATGTGGCCTTGTTTTAATTTAATATGATTACCAATAACAGAAGCAGCTCTACAATCAACTAAAGCACCAGAAAAATTAGATAGATTAACTGAACTAATGATCTTCTCATCAAGTTTAGTAAAGCCCCATTGCCCATTATACAAACATCCATAAACAAAATAATAATCCAACTTATTTTGCTGGCAATTCTTGACTCTTACCAAGGTAGGTTTTTTTTGCGATAGTTCTTTTTTTATTTTATCAAGTTTTGATCGTGCTTCATTCTCATTTTCTGCTGGAACATCGATTGATTTCAAAGCAATATAGCCGGGTGGGCAAACATCCGGACTTTTTAGTCCGGTATCGTCGAATAGAGATGCCAGGACAATATTCCAATCATAATCCTGATCATTAGGCTTTAGTTTACCCACTGAATCGAGATCAATTATGTAGGCTCTAAAGGTACCATCTTGCTTTCTTTCTATCAAAAAATTGTCATATTTTAAATCGCAGTGCTTCAATCCAAGCTCAGTAAAGCGCTTAAACTCACAAAATACTGCATGGTTTAGTTGACACCAGGTTAACTGATCTTCTTCCCTACTAGTAAAAGAAAATAGCGTTTTACCGGGTAAATAAGGGAGAACCAATCGAATTCCTTTATCTGTAAACAAATAGGCTTTATTATCTGGATAAACCAAATTCCATATATCCAGTTCATGCTGATAGCGTGCTCTGTTCCATTCATTATTAAGCTTTTTATCTCTAAGATCTGAAGAGGAACGGACTTTATCTGGTCTAGGTTGTTTAACAACATATTTAGGAGGCTGGTTTTGATGGCCAAAAAATCTAGTCCACGCAGTCCATCCATGTGCTGGTGAACCATTTGGAGTAAATTCATTTCCATCAACATCTTCAATACAGGATTCATCGCCATCCGCGTTTGCAGAGAAATGGTATTCAAGTTTGGATTTCATGATAATTACCTTAATTTGTTACCAAGAAGCTAGCTAAACGAAAAAAATAGTTAACTCATGGTTAAATTAATGATACCAAATAAATCACTGTGTTGAATAGAAATGCAATGGTCTATTTCATGATTTTATGCTAAAATTGACGCTATTTTTCAAAAGTAAATTCAGGCATGCAAAACGAATACAGCCAATTTGAACAGCGTAAGCGCGATCACATAGAACTGGCCTTAATGCCAGCCAATCAAAGCAGCGAATTAAATCCCTTTGATCATTTTTCTTTGGTGCATGAAGCCTTACCTGACCTTGATTTTAAAGACATTTCCATACAAAGCATCCGGTTTAAAAAACCGGTTGAAAAACCATTTATTATCAGTTCAATGACAGCAGGCCATTCCAATGCTCTAGAAATTAACTATCGATTAATGGAAGCGTGCTCAAAAACAAAATGGGCAATGGGCGTTGGCTCACAACGCAGAGAATTAACCGATAAACAAGCCGCATTTGAGTGGACGCCACTCCGTCGTGATTTCCCCATGGTCAGCCTGTTCAGTAATCTGGGAATCGCTCAGTTAATTGACACTCCAATTTCTGCAATCCAGCGCTTAATTGATACATTGCAAGCTGAAGCATTGATTATTCATTGCAATCCATTACAAGAGTGTATTCAACCTGAAGGGACAACTAATTTTCAAGGGTGCTGGACAGCATTGGAAGCGTTAGTCAAAAAGATTGCTTCTCCAGTTATAATAAAAGAAACTGGTTGTGGTTTTTCAAAAAATACGCTGCTCCGGTTAAATAATATAGGTGTTGCCGCTGTTGAAATCAGTGGTGTGGGGGGTACGCATTGGGGGCGAATTGAAGGACATCGGGCAAACAAGGATCCGATAAGACAACGAACTGCTGATACTTTTCGAAATTGGGGCATTGATACTTTACAAAGCACTCGTAACGCCATTAGCCTTAATCCCTCTTTCGAAA harbors:
- a CDS encoding lpg2050 family Dot/Icm T4SS effector encodes the protein MKSKLEYHFSANADGDESCIEDVDGNEFTPNGSPAHGWTAWTRFFGHQNQPPKYVVKQPRPDKVRSSSDLRDKKLNNEWNRARYQHELDIWNLVYPDNKAYLFTDKGIRLVLPYLPGKTLFSFTSREEDQLTWCQLNHAVFCEFKRFTELGLKHCDLKYDNFLIERKQDGTFRAYIIDLDSVGKLKPNDQDYDWNIVLASLFDDTGLKSPDVCPPGYIALKSIDVPAENENEARSKLDKIKKELSQKKPTLVRVKNCQQNKLDYYFVYGCLYNGQWGFTKLDEKIISSVNLSNFSGALVDCRAASVIGNHIKLKQGHISYRLDLYINCLNEKIAELTLLKSQNSPKKLYIPF
- the fni gene encoding type 2 isopentenyl-diphosphate Delta-isomerase, whose translation is MQNEYSQFEQRKRDHIELALMPANQSSELNPFDHFSLVHEALPDLDFKDISIQSIRFKKPVEKPFIISSMTAGHSNALEINYRLMEACSKTKWAMGVGSQRRELTDKQAAFEWTPLRRDFPMVSLFSNLGIAQLIDTPISAIQRLIDTLQAEALIIHCNPLQECIQPEGTTNFQGCWTALEALVKKIASPVIIKETGCGFSKNTLLRLNNIGVAAVEISGVGGTHWGRIEGHRANKDPIRQRTADTFRNWGIDTLQSTRNAISLNPSFEIWGSGGVRNGLDAAKLFALGATTVGFAKPMLEAALGSTGQVLTQMNTIEYELKTAMFCTGSRVLDDLKEKACP